One Halorientalis litorea DNA segment encodes these proteins:
- a CDS encoding SRPBCC family protein has product MAVYERRTRVAAPFEDVWEFHSQISGLDALTPGWMNLEIESVTGPDGEADPEILEAGARAESSVRPFGVGPRQQWTSVITERESGDGTAMFRDTMEGGPFAEWEHTHSFYADGDGTVVHDHVEYQLPFGPLGRMLGPLAVVGLEPMFRFRHRKTKELLE; this is encoded by the coding sequence ATGGCTGTCTACGAGCGCAGAACTCGCGTCGCCGCGCCGTTCGAGGATGTGTGGGAGTTTCACTCACAGATTTCGGGGCTGGACGCGCTGACCCCGGGGTGGATGAACCTCGAGATCGAGTCCGTCACCGGTCCCGACGGCGAGGCCGACCCGGAAATCCTCGAAGCAGGGGCACGCGCCGAGTCGTCGGTACGGCCGTTCGGCGTCGGGCCACGCCAGCAGTGGACTTCCGTCATCACCGAACGCGAATCGGGCGACGGCACGGCGATGTTTCGGGACACGATGGAGGGCGGCCCCTTCGCGGAGTGGGAGCACACGCACTCGTTTTACGCCGACGGTGACGGAACGGTCGTCCACGACCACGTCGAATACCAACTCCCGTTCGGGCCGCTCGGGCGGATGTTGGGACCGCTCGCCGTCGTCGGCCTCGAACCGATGTTCCGGTTCCGTCACCGGAAGACGAAGGAACTTCTCGAGTAG
- a CDS encoding MutS-related protein gives MRLEEFWGVGPKTREVLAEELGESEAIAAIEAADSRTLVNAGLSRGRATRILRRAKGGEGMDVLATRDTRDVYKDILDVASEFAVTRHAEDRIRVLTPLRDLSAIRDRLDTVLSAVDAWRTLDPATRETVVAAFETHDSVAGGDRSAAETALALADAGVSEGAFEGITDLDTDALAEAADALAVLGDGAVGEGADDRLDALREQYRAAEELAANQTDLSETVQSEVRGTDEFRETVLDQIAADTGVDIGRVRDAMPSDAADAAGFLGETLRTLTDDLRAAVDDRETEVAATLEGAVEDAREDIDAAVELVDDAAFYVSLARFAVAYELQPPTFVEDRDTLAVADARNLTLLAESDVQVQPVQYGIGDHEVEFAAATAPPSGDRVAVLTGANSGGKTTLLETLCQVQLLAQMGLPVPADTAEVSIVDVVVFHRRHASFNAGVLESTLRTIVPPLTDADRPLMLVDEFEAITEPGSAADLLHGLVTLTVDRDAVGVFVTHLADDLQPLPDTARTDGIFAEGLDPDLELAVDYQPRFGTVGKSTPEFIVSRLVADADDHTERAGFETLARAVGEEAVQRTLADARWTN, from the coding sequence ATGCGACTGGAGGAGTTCTGGGGCGTCGGTCCCAAGACCCGCGAGGTGTTGGCCGAGGAACTCGGGGAGAGCGAAGCCATCGCGGCCATCGAGGCGGCCGACAGCAGGACGCTCGTGAACGCGGGGCTGAGTCGCGGCCGTGCGACTCGCATCCTCCGCCGGGCGAAGGGTGGCGAGGGGATGGACGTTCTCGCAACCCGGGACACCCGCGACGTGTACAAGGACATCTTGGACGTAGCCAGCGAGTTCGCCGTCACGCGCCACGCCGAGGACCGCATCCGCGTCCTCACGCCGCTCCGTGACCTGTCGGCGATTCGGGACCGCCTCGATACCGTGCTGTCGGCCGTCGATGCGTGGCGAACGCTCGACCCCGCGACGCGTGAGACAGTCGTCGCCGCCTTCGAGACTCACGACAGCGTCGCAGGCGGCGACCGCTCCGCGGCGGAGACGGCACTCGCCCTCGCCGACGCCGGCGTCTCTGAAGGTGCCTTCGAGGGTATTACAGACCTCGACACGGACGCGCTGGCCGAGGCCGCCGACGCGCTCGCGGTTCTGGGTGACGGGGCAGTCGGTGAGGGGGCGGACGACAGACTGGACGCCCTCCGCGAGCAGTACCGGGCGGCCGAGGAACTCGCCGCGAACCAGACGGACCTGTCGGAGACGGTCCAGAGCGAAGTCCGGGGCACCGACGAGTTCCGGGAGACGGTACTGGATCAGATAGCCGCCGACACCGGCGTCGACATCGGCCGAGTGCGGGACGCGATGCCGTCCGACGCCGCCGACGCCGCGGGCTTTCTGGGCGAGACGTTGCGGACGCTCACCGACGACCTGCGGGCGGCAGTCGATGACCGTGAGACCGAGGTGGCGGCGACGCTGGAGGGGGCCGTCGAGGACGCCCGCGAGGACATCGACGCGGCGGTCGAACTGGTCGACGACGCCGCGTTCTACGTCTCGCTCGCGCGCTTCGCCGTCGCGTACGAGTTACAGCCGCCGACCTTCGTCGAGGACCGTGACACCCTCGCGGTGGCCGACGCCCGGAACCTCACGCTCCTCGCCGAGTCGGACGTGCAGGTCCAGCCGGTGCAGTACGGTATCGGGGACCACGAGGTGGAGTTCGCGGCGGCGACGGCCCCGCCGTCGGGCGACCGGGTGGCGGTCCTGACCGGCGCGAACAGCGGCGGGAAGACGACACTGCTGGAGACGCTGTGTCAGGTGCAATTGCTCGCGCAGATGGGCCTGCCAGTCCCCGCCGACACCGCCGAAGTCAGCATCGTCGACGTGGTGGTCTTCCACCGCCGTCACGCGAGTTTCAACGCCGGCGTCCTCGAATCGACGCTCCGGACCATCGTCCCGCCGCTGACCGACGCGGACCGGCCGCTGATGCTCGTCGACGAGTTCGAGGCCATCACGGAACCGGGGAGCGCGGCCGACCTGCTCCACGGACTTGTCACGCTGACCGTCGACCGGGACGCCGTCGGCGTGTTCGTCACGCACCTCGCCGACGACTTACAGCCACTCCCGGACACCGCCCGGACGGACGGCATCTTCGCGGAGGGGCTGGACCCGGACCTGGAACTGGCCGTGGACTATCAGCCACGCTTCGGCACCGTCGGGAAGTCTACACCCGAGTTCATCGTCTCCCGACTGGTCGCGGACGCCGACGACCACACGGAGCGTGCCGGGTTCGAGACGCTCGCCCGTGCGGTCGGAGAGGAAGCCGTCCAGCGGACGCTGGCGGACGCGCGCTGGACGAACTGA
- a CDS encoding universal stress protein → MNYDRILVPTDGSEAIVDVLEHALDMADRHDATVEALYVVDERQYHALPADRRAEAEETLERKGERAIEEVQMRAEELGVEATGSVREGIPSETIVKHTRGSSNDVVVIGTRGSGDHDRHVKLGSVTRRVVENARVPVFVVHIGDPSA, encoded by the coding sequence ATGAACTACGACAGGATACTCGTCCCCACCGACGGAAGCGAAGCCATCGTCGACGTACTCGAACACGCCCTCGACATGGCCGACCGCCACGACGCGACCGTCGAGGCCCTGTACGTCGTCGACGAGCGGCAGTACCACGCACTCCCGGCGGACAGGCGGGCAGAGGCCGAGGAAACGCTCGAACGGAAGGGTGAGCGGGCCATCGAGGAAGTCCAGATGCGTGCCGAGGAACTCGGCGTCGAGGCGACGGGGTCCGTCCGCGAGGGCATCCCGTCGGAGACCATCGTGAAACACACTCGGGGTTCGAGCAACGACGTCGTCGTCATCGGGACGCGCGGGAGTGGCGACCACGACCGACACGTCAAACTCGGAAGCGTGACCAGACGCGTCGTCGAGAACGCGCGGGTGCCGGTGTTCGTCGTCCATATCGGCGACCCGAGTGCGTGA
- a CDS encoding DUF7577 domain-containing protein, which translates to MVADVWVHGAIVSLAVAQLVVVVYLYRRSALADAWEGAQGADGSGRGGADISVVVCPECDARNETEFQFCRNCAAELPGPTATSGLVGGAQGSGMR; encoded by the coding sequence ATGGTCGCCGACGTCTGGGTTCACGGTGCTATCGTCAGCCTCGCCGTGGCACAGTTGGTCGTCGTCGTGTACCTCTACCGGCGTTCGGCACTCGCCGACGCGTGGGAGGGGGCACAGGGGGCCGACGGGTCGGGACGTGGGGGTGCCGACATCTCGGTGGTCGTCTGTCCCGAGTGTGACGCGCGCAACGAGACCGAGTTCCAGTTCTGTCGGAACTGTGCGGCCGAGCTTCCGGGGCCGACGGCGACGAGTGGCCTCGTAGGGGGCGCGCAGGGGAGCGGGATGCGGTGA